In Rosa chinensis cultivar Old Blush chromosome 1, RchiOBHm-V2, whole genome shotgun sequence, a genomic segment contains:
- the LOC112182758 gene encoding abscisic acid receptor PYL8, with translation MNGSNKNGGGGGGANEYIRRHHRHELKDHQCSSTLVRHIKAPVHLVWSLVRRFDQPQKYKPFVSRCVVQGNLEIGSLREVDVKSGLPATTSTERLELLDDDEHLLSIKIIGGDHRLRNYSSIISLHPEIIDGRPGTVVIESFVVDVPEGNTKDETCYFVEALIQCNLKSLCDVSERLAVQDHTEPIDRL, from the exons atgaATGGGAGTAATAagaatggaggaggaggaggaggtgctAATGAGTACATTAGGAGGCACCATAGGCACGAGCTGAAGGATCATCAGTGTAGCTCTACGCTCGTCAGGCACATCAAGGCCCCTGTTCACCTT GTTTGGTCATTGGTAAGACGGTTTGATCAACCCCAAAAGTACAAGCCATTCGTGAGCAGGTGTGTTGTGCAGGGAAATCTTGAGATTGGAAGTCTCAGAGAAGTTGATGTTAAGTCTGGGCTTCCTGCCACCACTAGTACTGAGAGGTTGGAGCTTCTTGATGATGACGAGCATCTTCTTAGCATTAAAATAATCGGAGGAGATCACAGACTTAGG AACTACTCTTCAATCATTTCCCTCCATCCAGAGATCATTGATGGAAGACCAGGGACTGTGGTGATCGAGTCATTTGTGGTTGATGTGCCCGAGGGGAACACCAAGGATGAAACCTGCTACTTTGTAGAAGCTTTGATTCAGTGCAATCTCAAATCACTTTGTGATGTCTCAGAGAGACTTGCGGTGCAGGACCACACTGAGCCAATAGATCGGCTCTGA